From Blattabacterium cuenoti, the proteins below share one genomic window:
- a CDS encoding 4'-phosphopantetheinyl transferase family protein, whose protein sequence is MLIFNQFCHFHTKIIVFKWDNSNVIFLDPFILLSKKERRIFFSLSEKRKTEFLGVRYALRYMGINKNIFYNKKRKPFLFPRERFNISFSHSFEKIAIAISYYHIGIDIEKLRKDKKIIKIKERFLREDESFFVDRKNEIDYLHIIWGIKESLYKLEGGLSSSFIDNYKVSPFVLTKEDSCRIISCWIIKKNYSKRFSAFYRKIDDHYLVYIIDKEDN, encoded by the coding sequence ATGTTAATTTTTAATCAATTTTGTCATTTTCATACGAAAATTATAGTTTTTAAATGGGATAATTCAAATGTTATATTTTTGGATCCCTTTATTCTTCTTTCCAAAAAAGAAAGGAGAATTTTTTTCTCTTTATCAGAAAAACGTAAAACAGAATTTTTAGGAGTACGTTATGCGCTAAGATATATGGGAATAAATAAAAATATTTTCTATAATAAAAAGAGAAAACCTTTTCTTTTTCCTAGAGAAAGGTTTAATATTTCTTTTAGTCATTCGTTTGAAAAAATAGCGATAGCTATTAGTTATTATCATATAGGTATAGATATAGAGAAATTACGAAAAGATAAAAAAATCATAAAAATAAAGGAAAGATTTCTTAGAGAAGATGAATCTTTTTTTGTAGATAGAAAAAATGAAATAGATTATCTTCATATTATATGGGGGATAAAAGAAAGTTTATATAAATTAGAAGGAGGTCTTTCATCAAGTTTTATAGATAATTATAAAGTTTCTCCATTTGTCTTAACAAAAGAAGATTCTTGTAGGATTATATCCTGTTGGATTATAAAAAAAAACTATAGTAAGAGATTTTCTGCTTTTTACAGAAAAATAGATGATCATTATTTAGTTTATATTATAGACAAAGAAGATAATTAA
- a CDS encoding Mrp/NBP35 family ATP-binding protein, producing the protein MIQKIKKALENVFIDNKNIIQSGMVKNIDLLEDEIIIHISLSNPTMHAKKKLERDISKIIIEQNVNKKIRIKTTLDTLVGKSKKEEIRNIIAVASGKGGVGKSTISTNISVSLVNMGYRVGLFDADIYGPSIPLMFNIIEDKVQSSIIHHKNGTYVMKPITSYGVKILSIGFFSKSGQAIAWRGPMATKALRQLINETDWGILDFLIIDLPPGTGDIHLSILQEFSLKGIVLVSTPQKISLSDVHRSVGMLRLKSVLVPILGIIENMSFFVKKKEKFYLFGKDGVKKFSKRMNIDFLGEIPLIQEIRESSDLGIPIVLKNRTIRKIFVKITNNIMNNL; encoded by the coding sequence ATGATACAAAAGATAAAAAAAGCATTAGAAAATGTTTTTATTGATAATAAAAATATTATTCAATCTGGAATGGTTAAGAATATAGATCTTTTAGAAGATGAAATAATAATACACATAAGCTTATCAAATCCAACTATGCATGCAAAGAAAAAATTAGAAAGAGATATATCTAAAATAATCATAGAACAAAATGTTAATAAAAAAATACGAATAAAAACAACATTAGATACTCTTGTTGGAAAGAGTAAAAAAGAAGAAATAAGAAATATAATAGCCGTTGCTTCAGGAAAAGGAGGAGTAGGAAAGTCTACTATATCTACTAATATCTCCGTTTCTTTAGTAAATATGGGATATCGTGTAGGTTTGTTTGACGCCGATATTTATGGGCCTTCTATTCCTTTAATGTTTAACATAATAGAAGATAAAGTTCAATCTTCCATTATTCATCATAAAAATGGAACTTATGTAATGAAACCTATCACTAGTTATGGAGTAAAGATTCTATCTATAGGTTTTTTCTCCAAATCTGGACAAGCTATTGCTTGGAGAGGACCAATGGCTACTAAAGCATTAAGACAATTAATCAATGAAACAGATTGGGGTATTTTAGATTTTTTAATTATAGATCTTCCACCAGGAACTGGTGATATCCATTTATCCATTTTGCAAGAATTTTCATTAAAAGGAATAGTCTTGGTAAGCACTCCCCAAAAAATTTCTTTATCAGATGTTCATAGGTCTGTGGGAATGTTACGTCTGAAATCAGTCTTAGTTCCAATACTTGGAATTATAGAAAATATGTCTTTTTTTGTCAAAAAAAAAGAAAAATTCTATTTGTTTGGTAAAGATGGAGTGAAAAAATTTTCCAAGAGAATGAATATTGATTTCCTTGGAGAGATTCCTTTAATACAAGAAATACGGGAATCTTCCGATTTAGGAATTCCTATTGTTTTAAAAAACCGTACAATCAGAAAAATTTTTGTAAAAATAACGAATAATATAATGAATAATTTATAA
- a CDS encoding phosphorylase family protein: MTSEEKSTKYIQEKIQEKPEFGIIILENQFSQLIKEIKNPICLSYEEIPSFMRTCGKFIFGDIEGKKVVFLIEPLSYCYKEENKSFPILVCKNIGVNKLILINTSIGVNPNYKKGDIMFVKDHINFFPESTQMKEFLLKRKNFLYMDPYYDQKMLELAESIAMNHNIMIQKGVYVSIPYSHYNTHSEYAMIRSIGGDSIGMNHIISDVITARCIDLQVFSISIIIELSEKYESKNTEKTIPLLTLILKEFIKST, encoded by the coding sequence ATGACTTCAGAAGAAAAATCAACAAAATATATACAAGAAAAAATACAAGAAAAACCAGAATTTGGAATAATTATTTTAGAAAATCAATTTTCTCAATTGATAAAAGAAATTAAAAATCCTATATGTCTTTCTTATGAAGAAATACCAAGTTTTATGAGAACATGTGGAAAATTTATTTTTGGAGACATAGAAGGAAAAAAAGTAGTATTCTTAATAGAACCTCTATCTTACTGCTACAAAGAAGAAAACAAAAGCTTTCCTATTCTTGTTTGTAAAAATATCGGTGTAAATAAATTAATATTAATTAATACTTCTATAGGTGTAAATCCTAACTATAAAAAAGGAGACATCATGTTTGTTAAAGATCACATTAATTTTTTTCCAGAAAGTACACAAATGAAAGAATTTCTTCTGAAAAGAAAGAATTTTTTATACATGGATCCTTATTATGATCAAAAAATGCTTGAATTAGCAGAAAGTATAGCCATGAATCATAACATCATGATACAAAAGGGAGTGTATGTTTCTATTCCTTATTCACATTATAATACTCATTCTGAATATGCAATGATAAGATCAATAGGTGGAGATAGTATTGGTATGAATCATATTATATCAGATGTAATTACAGCAAGATGTATAGATTTACAAGTTTTTTCTATATCTATTATAATAGAATTATCTGAAAAATATGAATCTAAAAATACGGAAAAAACAATTCCTCTTTTAACACTCATTTTAAAAGAATTTATTAAATCTACTTAA
- a CDS encoding UDP-N-acetylmuramate dehydrogenase, with protein MKIKKPTIYDLSIAIMNIRKRKLPNPKKIGNAGSFFMNPIVEMIDFINIRSKYPNITGYSIIDNNKKTNKVKLSASSLIESIGWKGKKKGNVGIYEKLPIVLVNYGKARGIDIYSFSEEITKKIKNKLGILLSREVNIIQ; from the coding sequence ATGAAAATAAAGAAACCAACCATTTATGATTTAAGTATAGCTATTATGAATATTAGAAAAAGAAAACTCCCAAATCCAAAAAAAATAGGAAATGCTGGTAGTTTCTTTATGAATCCAATCGTAGAAATGATTGATTTTATTAATATAAGATCTAAATATCCAAATATTACGGGTTATTCTATTATTGATAATAATAAAAAAACAAATAAAGTAAAATTATCTGCCAGTTCCTTGATTGAATCAATAGGATGGAAAGGTAAAAAAAAGGGAAATGTTGGAATATATGAAAAACTTCCTATTGTTTTAGTAAACTATGGAAAAGCTAGAGGAATAGATATATATTCTTTTTCAGAAGAAATAACTAAAAAAATAAAAAATAAATTGGGAATTCTATTATCACGAGAAGTAAATATTATCCAATAA
- a CDS encoding FAD-binding protein, with translation MLNFKRNFSLKNFNTFGVNVQANYFINVKKIEEIQKIYYKYPYIPKLPLGNGSNVLFLRNYYNGIVMKIGFKGIIVMKEYDSQVIVKAFSGENWEKFVIWTIKKGFSGLENLSFIPGTVGASPIQNIGAYGSEVKDTLLEVQVYDTNNGQIRIFTKEECKLEYRHSFFKQTHVKNNFLILSVSFLLKKKITN, from the coding sequence ATGTTAAATTTTAAAAGAAATTTTTCTCTGAAGAATTTTAACACATTTGGAGTAAATGTACAAGCAAATTATTTTATTAATGTAAAAAAAATAGAAGAAATACAAAAAATTTACTATAAATATCCATACATTCCAAAACTTCCATTAGGAAATGGGAGTAATGTCCTTTTTTTAAGAAATTATTACAATGGAATTGTAATGAAAATTGGATTTAAAGGAATAATAGTGATGAAAGAATATGATTCTCAAGTAATAGTAAAAGCATTTTCTGGAGAAAATTGGGAAAAATTTGTTATTTGGACTATAAAAAAAGGATTTAGCGGATTAGAGAATTTATCATTTATTCCTGGAACTGTAGGAGCTTCACCTATACAAAATATTGGAGCATATGGATCAGAAGTAAAAGATACTTTACTGGAAGTTCAAGTTTATGATACAAATAATGGACAAATAAGAATCTTTACAAAGGAAGAATGTAAATTAGAATATCGTCATTCTTTTTTTAAACAAACACATGTAAAAAATAATTTTTTGATTTTATCTGTATCCTTTTTGTTAAAAAAAAAAATCACAAACTAA
- a CDS encoding YtxH domain-containing protein, which produces MKKGGSFFWGVILGTMAGVILGIFLAQKKEKEEKIRNILGKKTEELRDNLHNISKKIGKKVHKLKSKFESKWNKNKIDKADKVEEELGT; this is translated from the coding sequence ATGAAAAAAGGAGGAAGTTTTTTTTGGGGGGTTATTCTAGGTACTATGGCTGGTGTTATATTAGGTATTTTTTTAGCTCAAAAAAAAGAAAAAGAAGAAAAAATTAGAAATATACTAGGTAAAAAGACAGAAGAACTTAGAGATAATCTGCATAATATAAGTAAAAAAATAGGAAAAAAAGTGCATAAACTTAAATCTAAATTTGAGTCAAAGTGGAACAAAAATAAGATAGATAAAGCGGATAAAGTGGAAGAAGAATTGGGAACATAA
- the rlmB gene encoding 23S rRNA (guanosine(2251)-2'-O)-methyltransferase RlmB — translation MKKLEIIYGIHPLIEAIIAKKTIFKLFFKIGWKKKSNHYKKLINLSKRENIEIDTVKNSKFYHLLKNKNHQGVFAYIHPITTYYIKDLLPILYEKGKNPLFIILDRITDVRNFGSIIRTSAYAGVDAIIIPKKYTAMIGSDSVKTSSGALFKVPICKEKSIKTVIEYLIKSGLKIVSATEKSNIYLYDINFSGPTAIILGNESNGISPKYLKMTFEKANIPSSINNGKGIDSLNVSVACGVFLYEVLRQRKFITTNHF, via the coding sequence ATGAAAAAATTAGAAATAATATATGGAATACATCCATTAATAGAAGCTATTATAGCTAAAAAAACGATTTTTAAATTATTTTTTAAAATAGGATGGAAAAAAAAATCCAATCATTATAAAAAATTAATTAATCTGTCTAAGAGAGAAAATATAGAAATTGATACTGTTAAAAACAGTAAATTTTATCATTTATTGAAAAATAAAAATCATCAAGGTGTTTTTGCTTATATCCATCCTATAACCACTTATTATATAAAAGATTTACTTCCTATATTATATGAAAAGGGGAAAAATCCACTTTTTATCATTTTAGATCGGATCACTGATGTAAGAAATTTTGGATCTATTATTCGTACTTCTGCATATGCAGGTGTAGATGCTATCATCATTCCGAAAAAATATACAGCTATGATTGGTTCTGATTCTGTAAAAACATCATCAGGGGCTTTGTTTAAAGTCCCAATATGTAAGGAGAAAAGTATCAAAACTGTTATAGAGTATTTAATAAAATCAGGATTAAAAATTGTTTCAGCTACTGAAAAATCAAATATTTATTTGTATGATATTAATTTTTCAGGTCCTACAGCTATCATATTAGGTAATGAATCAAATGGTATTTCTCCTAAATACTTGAAAATGACTTTTGAAAAAGCAAATATACCATCATCAATTAATAATGGGAAAGGAATAGATTCTTTAAATGTTTCTGTAGCTTGCGGAGTCTTTTTATATGAAGTTTTACGACAAAGAAAATTTATCACAACAAATCACTTTTGA
- the pheS gene encoding phenylalanine--tRNA ligase subunit alpha — protein MDKKLSNLKKEIECFQAYTYDDIESFRIKFLGKKQGVLTILFKELKKYPIQERKIYGKKINEIKRKIQKKINMHSFKKLIKNDNFIHFDPTIPGKSIEIGSLHPISILKNRITNLFKKIGFSYVEGPEIEDDWHNFTALNIPIDHPSRDMQDTFFLYKNPDILLRTHTSSVQIRYMKKHSPPFRVFSIGKVYRNETISSRSYFMFHQMEAFYIDKKVSFSDLKQTIHYLIISLFGISRKIRFRPSYFPFTEPSAEVDISENRNIGWLEIMGCGMIDPKVLENVEIDPDIYSGFAFGIGIERLALLIYKIDDIRIYFENDTRFLKQFKSDLL, from the coding sequence ATGGATAAAAAATTGAGTAATCTAAAAAAGGAAATAGAATGTTTTCAAGCATATACATATGATGATATTGAATCCTTTCGGATAAAATTTCTAGGAAAAAAACAGGGTGTTTTAACGATCTTATTCAAAGAATTAAAAAAATATCCTATTCAAGAAAGAAAAATATATGGAAAAAAGATCAATGAAATTAAAAGGAAAATTCAAAAAAAGATCAATATGCATTCTTTCAAAAAACTCATTAAAAATGATAACTTCATCCATTTTGATCCTACAATTCCAGGAAAATCCATAGAAATAGGATCTTTGCATCCTATTTCTATTCTAAAAAATAGAATTACAAACCTATTTAAAAAAATAGGTTTTTCTTATGTAGAAGGACCTGAAATAGAAGATGATTGGCATAATTTTACGGCTTTAAATATTCCTATAGATCATCCATCTAGGGATATGCAAGATACTTTCTTTTTATATAAAAATCCAGATATTTTGTTACGTACACATACTTCTTCTGTACAAATAAGATATATGAAAAAACATAGTCCTCCTTTTCGTGTATTTTCCATAGGAAAAGTATATAGAAATGAAACTATTTCTTCTCGTTCCTATTTCATGTTTCACCAAATGGAAGCTTTTTATATAGACAAAAAAGTTTCTTTTTCAGATTTAAAACAAACTATACATTATTTAATCATTTCCTTATTTGGAATAAGTAGAAAAATAAGATTCCGTCCTTCTTATTTTCCATTTACAGAACCTAGTGCAGAAGTAGATATTTCTGAAAATAGAAATATAGGATGGTTAGAGATAATGGGATGTGGAATGATAGATCCTAAAGTATTAGAAAATGTAGAAATAGATCCAGATATTTATTCCGGATTTGCTTTCGGTATAGGGATTGAACGTCTGGCTTTACTTATTTATAAAATAGATGATATTCGAATTTATTTTGAGAACGATACTCGTTTCCTAAAACAATTCAAAAGTGATTTGTTGTGA